In the Bradyrhizobium guangzhouense genome, one interval contains:
- the nusB gene encoding transcription antitermination factor NusB has protein sequence MAEIRKPAAPAEKKANRRGAARLAAVQALYQMDIAGAGINDIFAEFESHWLGNEVEGDTYLPAEAAFFRDVVSGVVRDQKKLDPLIDEALSKGWPLKRIEAILRAVLRAGAYELQHRKDVPGRVVVSEYVDVANAFVDREETGMVNAVLDQIGRQFRGDEFGRV, from the coding sequence ATGGCTGAGATCAGGAAACCGGCCGCGCCCGCGGAGAAGAAAGCCAACCGGCGCGGTGCGGCGCGGCTCGCAGCCGTTCAGGCGCTGTACCAGATGGACATCGCCGGTGCCGGCATCAATGACATCTTTGCCGAGTTCGAAAGCCACTGGCTCGGCAACGAGGTCGAGGGTGACACCTATTTGCCGGCGGAAGCGGCATTCTTCCGCGACGTCGTCTCCGGCGTCGTGCGCGACCAGAAGAAGCTCGATCCGCTGATCGACGAGGCGCTATCGAAGGGCTGGCCCTTGAAGCGGATCGAGGCGATCCTGCGCGCGGTGCTGCGGGCAGGGGCCTATGAGCTGCAGCATCGCAAGGACGTGCCCGGCCGCGTCGTCGTGTCCGAATATGTCGATGTCGCCAATGCCTTCGTCGACCGCGAGGAGACCGGCATGGTCAATGCCGTGCTCGACCAGATCGGCCGCCAGTTTCGCGGCGACGAGTTCGGGCGGGTGTAG
- the thiL gene encoding thiamine-phosphate kinase, translated as MTNAPETSAEDSLIARYFKPLATDPGALALVDDAAILSSSGEDIVVTTDAVVEGVHYLATDPPDTVARKALRVNLSDLAAKGASPAGFVLTLALRSKEDAWLRPFADALGEDAKTFACPLLGGDTVSTPGPQMISITAFGRVPKGRMVGRTGARPGDLVFVTGTIGDAALGLDVLTGGAAAAAVTDPAARGYLIDRYRVPRPRNALASIVRDHASAGMDVSDGLAGDLAKLCAASGVSAVINAHHVPASPAAAIAVPVVGLEKLVSGGDDYEILCTVPEGRSAAFSRQAALAGVEVAVIGTIISGQGAPQWIDAQGREVTLWRLSYSHF; from the coding sequence ATGACGAACGCACCGGAAACCTCGGCCGAAGACTCCCTCATCGCGCGCTATTTCAAGCCGTTGGCGACCGATCCCGGTGCACTTGCCCTGGTCGATGATGCCGCGATCCTGTCCTCGTCCGGCGAAGACATCGTCGTCACCACCGACGCGGTGGTCGAGGGCGTGCATTATCTTGCCACCGATCCCCCCGATACCGTCGCGCGCAAGGCGCTGCGGGTGAACCTGTCTGATCTTGCCGCCAAGGGCGCTTCACCTGCCGGATTCGTGCTGACCTTGGCGCTGCGCAGCAAGGAGGATGCCTGGCTGAGACCGTTCGCCGATGCACTCGGCGAGGACGCCAAGACCTTTGCGTGCCCGCTGCTCGGCGGCGATACGGTGTCGACGCCGGGACCGCAGATGATCTCGATCACGGCCTTCGGGCGCGTGCCGAAAGGGCGGATGGTTGGCCGCACCGGCGCAAGGCCGGGCGACCTCGTCTTTGTGACGGGCACGATCGGCGATGCCGCGCTGGGCCTCGATGTGCTGACGGGCGGTGCGGCCGCTGCCGCGGTGACCGACCCCGCTGCTCGGGGCTACCTGATCGATCGCTATCGCGTTCCACGGCCGCGCAATGCGCTGGCGAGCATCGTGCGCGACCATGCAAGCGCCGGCATGGACGTGTCGGATGGCCTGGCAGGCGATCTCGCCAAGCTCTGCGCTGCCTCGGGTGTCAGTGCGGTGATCAACGCGCACCATGTTCCCGCGTCACCGGCCGCCGCCATCGCAGTCCCCGTCGTCGGGCTCGAGAAGCTTGTGTCGGGTGGTGACGACTATGAGATCCTGTGCACGGTTCCGGAAGGACGCAGCGCTGCCTTCTCGCGACAGGCCGCGCTGGCCGGGGTCGAGGTCGCGGTGATCGGCACCATTATTTCCGGCCAGGGGGCGCCGCAATGGATCGACGCGCAGGGCCGCGAGGTTACGCTGTGGCGATTGTCCTATAGCCATTTCTAG
- a CDS encoding sodium-translocating pyrophosphatase → MTALWLIVLCGVLSVAYAIWATSSVLSADAGSPRMQEIAGAVREGAQAYLRRQYTTIGIVGIVIFVLLAYFLGLYVAIGFAIGAILSGAAGFIGMNVSVRANVRTAQAATTSLAGGLELAFKAGAITGMLVAGLALLGVTLYFAFLVHSLNLAPDSRTVVDAMVALGFGASLISIFARLGGGIFTKGADVGGDLVGKVEAGIPEDDPRNPATIADNVGDNVGDCAGMAADLFETYAVTAVATMVLAAIFFAKTPILANMMTLPLAIGGICIITSIIGTFFVKLGPSQSIMGALYKGLIATGVLSLIGIAVVIYYLIGFGKLEGVDYTGMALFECGVVGLVVTALIIWITEYYTGTDYRPVKSIAQASVTGHGTNVIQGLAVSMEATALPAIVIIAGILVTYSLAGLFGIAIATATMLALAGMVVALDAFGPVTDNAGGIAEMAGLPKEVRKSTDALDAVGNTTKAVTKGYAIGSAGLGALVLFAAYNQDLKFFVGDSANHAYFAGVNPDFSLNNPYVVVGLLFGGLLPYLFGAMGMTAVGRAAGAIVEEVRRQFREKPGIMQGTDKPDYGKAVDLLTRAAIKEMIIPSLLPVLSPIVVYFVIYAIAGGGVAGKSAAFSAVGAMLLGVIVTGLFVAISMTSGGGAWDNAKKYIEDGHFGGKGSDAHKSAVTGDTVGDPYKDTAGPAVNPMIKITNIVALLLLAILAH, encoded by the coding sequence ATGACAGCATTATGGTTGATAGTGCTCTGCGGAGTGCTTTCCGTCGCCTACGCGATTTGGGCGACGTCTTCGGTGTTGAGTGCGGATGCGGGGTCGCCGCGCATGCAGGAGATCGCGGGAGCTGTGCGTGAAGGCGCACAGGCTTATCTCCGGCGCCAGTACACCACGATCGGCATCGTCGGCATCGTCATCTTCGTGCTGCTTGCCTATTTCCTCGGCCTTTATGTCGCGATCGGTTTCGCCATCGGCGCCATCCTGTCGGGAGCCGCCGGCTTCATCGGCATGAACGTGTCGGTCCGCGCCAATGTGCGCACCGCCCAGGCCGCGACGACGTCGCTCGCCGGTGGCCTCGAGCTCGCGTTCAAGGCGGGTGCGATCACCGGCATGCTGGTAGCGGGTCTCGCGCTGTTAGGGGTGACGCTCTACTTCGCGTTCCTGGTTCACTCGCTGAACCTCGCGCCCGATAGCCGCACCGTGGTCGACGCCATGGTGGCGCTCGGCTTCGGCGCCTCGCTGATCTCGATCTTCGCCCGTCTCGGCGGCGGCATCTTCACCAAGGGTGCGGATGTCGGCGGCGATCTCGTCGGCAAGGTCGAGGCGGGCATTCCCGAGGATGATCCGCGCAACCCCGCCACCATCGCCGACAACGTCGGTGACAATGTCGGCGACTGCGCCGGCATGGCGGCCGACCTGTTCGAGACCTATGCGGTGACCGCGGTCGCCACCATGGTGCTGGCGGCGATCTTCTTCGCCAAGACGCCAATCCTCGCCAACATGATGACGCTGCCGCTCGCCATTGGCGGCATCTGCATCATCACCTCGATCATCGGCACGTTCTTCGTCAAGCTCGGGCCGAGCCAGTCGATCATGGGCGCGCTCTACAAGGGCCTGATCGCAACCGGCGTGCTGTCGCTGATCGGCATTGCCGTGGTGATCTATTATCTGATCGGCTTCGGCAAGCTCGAGGGCGTCGATTATACCGGCATGGCGCTGTTCGAGTGCGGCGTGGTCGGCCTCGTCGTCACCGCGCTGATCATCTGGATCACCGAGTACTACACCGGCACGGACTATCGCCCGGTGAAGTCGATCGCCCAGGCCTCGGTTACCGGTCACGGCACCAACGTGATCCAGGGCCTCGCCGTTTCGATGGAGGCGACCGCCCTGCCTGCGATCGTCATCATCGCCGGTATCCTGGTCACCTACAGCCTGGCCGGCCTGTTCGGCATCGCGATCGCGACCGCCACCATGCTGGCGCTGGCCGGCATGGTCGTCGCGCTCGACGCCTTCGGACCGGTGACTGACAACGCCGGTGGCATCGCCGAGATGGCGGGCCTGCCCAAGGAGGTGCGCAAATCGACCGACGCGCTCGACGCGGTCGGCAACACCACCAAGGCGGTGACCAAGGGCTACGCGATCGGCTCCGCCGGTCTCGGCGCCCTGGTGCTGTTCGCGGCCTACAACCAGGACCTCAAGTTCTTCGTTGGGGACAGCGCGAACCACGCTTATTTCGCCGGCGTCAATCCGGACTTCTCGCTGAACAACCCTTATGTGGTGGTGGGCCTCCTGTTTGGCGGCTTGCTGCCGTATCTGTTCGGCGCGATGGGCATGACCGCGGTCGGCCGTGCAGCCGGCGCGATCGTCGAGGAGGTGCGGCGCCAGTTCCGCGAGAAGCCGGGCATCATGCAGGGCACCGACAAGCCTGACTACGGCAAGGCGGTCGACCTGCTGACGCGCGCGGCGATCAAGGAGATGATCATCCCCTCGCTGCTTCCGGTGCTGTCGCCGATCGTTGTCTACTTCGTGATCTACGCGATCGCGGGCGGCGGCGTCGCCGGCAAGTCGGCGGCGTTCTCGGCCGTCGGCGCCATGCTGCTCGGCGTGATCGTGACGGGCCTGTTCGTCGCGATCTCGATGACCTCGGGCGGCGGCGCCTGGGACAATGCCAAGAAGTACATCGAGGACGGCCACTTCGGCGGCAAGGGCTCCGATGCCCACAAATCCGCGGTGACAGGCGACACCGTCGGCGATCCCTACAAGGACACCGCGGGCCCCGCGGTGAACCCGATGATCAAGATCACCAACATCGTGGCCTTGCTGCTGCTGGCGATCCTGGCGCACTGA